The Cohnella abietis genome has a segment encoding these proteins:
- a CDS encoding ROK family transcriptional regulator, whose product MNNSKYLEGLVILMAGNNTKILKKANTYLVLNSIISAESITIEDVAKKTKLSRPTIVNIVKELTERDIIFKSGYAEYTGGRLPTLLSLNANAYYTIGIDFEFPPIRMVISNLKGEVIEKRGISVDKNATRNEIIQAMFEELDDLIASSGIAKEKFIGIGIGLLGYLKANEGISIEILRILDWKDVDFKSLVKERYNLPVYMQNDIHMMALAEKRLFLPQIEGDFAYIGIRPGIRSGIGLAMYINGSFYGGTNGNAHLLGHMTIDLNGAPCFCGSKGCLESIAGEPNLVMRYKRLLGEDLDNVDIHSIRDIYARALDGEATAKDVLDEAGSSLGIGIANVVKLFGLTTVVIGGPDSELYTSIIRDHLKKNIFKYMANDLEIIVGQLQEDLFPLGSCFLVIDQFFKEPRLYL is encoded by the coding sequence TTGAATAATTCAAAATACCTAGAAGGACTTGTGATTCTTATGGCCGGTAATAATACGAAAATATTAAAAAAAGCAAATACGTATTTGGTATTAAACAGCATTATATCCGCGGAATCGATAACAATCGAAGATGTTGCGAAAAAAACGAAATTAAGCCGCCCTACAATAGTAAATATTGTGAAGGAGCTGACAGAGAGAGACATTATTTTTAAGTCTGGCTATGCGGAATATACGGGCGGTAGACTTCCGACTTTACTTTCTCTAAATGCCAATGCTTATTACACGATCGGAATCGATTTTGAATTTCCTCCAATACGAATGGTTATCTCTAATCTTAAAGGAGAAGTCATCGAGAAGAGAGGAATATCCGTTGATAAAAATGCTACCCGAAATGAAATTATTCAAGCTATGTTTGAGGAGCTGGATGATTTAATTGCTTCTTCGGGAATCGCCAAAGAAAAGTTTATTGGGATTGGGATTGGCCTACTCGGCTACCTGAAAGCAAACGAAGGAATTTCAATTGAAATTCTTCGGATACTTGATTGGAAAGATGTTGATTTCAAAAGCCTGGTCAAAGAGAGATATAATTTGCCTGTTTACATGCAAAATGATATTCATATGATGGCTTTGGCCGAGAAGAGATTATTTTTACCTCAGATTGAGGGGGATTTCGCTTATATCGGTATACGGCCAGGCATTCGGTCAGGGATCGGATTAGCTATGTATATTAATGGTTCTTTCTATGGCGGTACTAATGGTAACGCCCACTTACTTGGGCACATGACGATTGACTTAAACGGAGCCCCCTGCTTCTGCGGCAGTAAGGGATGCTTGGAGTCCATTGCCGGGGAACCTAATCTTGTCATGCGTTATAAGCGTCTGCTTGGAGAAGATTTAGACAATGTGGATATACACAGCATCAGGGATATTTACGCACGAGCGCTGGATGGAGAAGCAACGGCCAAGGACGTGCTGGATGAGGCTGGGAGCTCGCTCGGTATAGGAATTGCAAACGTAGTTAAGCTGTTTGGTTTGACAACTGTAGTTATCGGAGGCCCCGATAGCGAGCTTTATACGAGCATCATTCGGGATCATCTGAAGAAAAATATATTTAAATACATGGCGAATGATCTTGAGATTATCGTTGGACAGCTGCAAGAGGATTTGTTTCCATTAGGAAGCTGCTTCCTCGTCATTGATCAATTTTTCAAGGAGCCTAGACTGTATTTGTAA
- a CDS encoding carbohydrate ABC transporter permease, which translates to MEMRKKNKLQNRALNVVTAFIVVASLLPLFWLFLTSIKPQVIAFALPPKWIFTPTFQNFVNVFTDASFMKSYSNSLIVSLMTTAISLYFGVLSGYSLARSKSMASKVMGLWIILVRMASPVMFILPLYMMLRETNLLDTYLGLSLTYLLITLPFVTWMMSSFFKGIPEEIEEAALLDGCGRVKVLVRINLPLVLPGIATCAIFTFISAWNEFLYALIISGRGTRTAPVMVQGFISFEGINWGELSAVGVFVTLPVLIVSFIFQKGLVKGLTGGAVK; encoded by the coding sequence ATGGAAATGAGAAAGAAAAACAAGCTTCAAAATCGCGCGTTAAATGTTGTTACCGCATTCATTGTCGTAGCAAGCTTGCTTCCGTTGTTCTGGTTATTCTTAACCTCCATTAAGCCTCAGGTCATCGCATTCGCGTTGCCGCCTAAGTGGATTTTTACACCAACCTTCCAGAACTTTGTAAACGTTTTTACGGATGCGAGCTTTATGAAAAGCTACTCCAATAGCTTGATCGTTAGCTTAATGACAACAGCAATATCATTGTACTTTGGAGTTCTATCCGGTTACTCCTTGGCAAGATCCAAATCGATGGCTAGCAAGGTAATGGGATTATGGATCATTCTTGTTCGGATGGCATCTCCGGTCATGTTTATCCTCCCACTCTACATGATGCTGAGAGAGACAAACCTGCTTGACACGTACCTGGGACTATCACTTACTTATCTTTTGATAACGCTGCCATTCGTCACATGGATGATGTCGAGCTTCTTCAAAGGAATACCTGAAGAAATCGAAGAGGCTGCTCTGCTGGACGGCTGCGGAAGAGTAAAGGTTCTTGTAAGAATCAATCTACCTCTCGTGCTTCCAGGCATTGCAACTTGTGCAATCTTCACCTTCATTAGCGCTTGGAATGAATTCTTATATGCGCTGATCATATCAGGAAGAGGAACGCGAACAGCACCGGTAATGGTGCAAGGGTTTATCTCCTTCGAGGGAATTAATTGGGGCGAGCTATCAGCAGTAGGTGTGTTCGTTACTTTACCCGTACTCATCGTTTCATTCATCTTTCAAAAGGGTTTAGTGAAAGGGCTTACGGGAGGCGCGGTCAAGTAA
- a CDS encoding ABC transporter substrate-binding protein, producing MKKLNMFIALLIVISLVLAGCGDSNKTGSASGQPSEGQTDKPFAGEKINVLILKTPAWDALVSKTAEFEKATGMKVNFDSLPEKSFFQKLDVSLSARTGEYDVVWGNNKSLPSMISGDWIEPIDSYLNDASLTEASYEYSDFIPKLAKNLSMDGKIYGLPGNGEANILYYNKKMFEEAGLTAPPKNLTELKEYAKQLTKPEKKQSGIVVRATREGNANSFSWIMVWKMLGGNWLEQADAPYAVLDKQAAIDATNLWIELVNNYAPEGIHSYGFNESLLAFQQGKAAMMIDVNTFMPEVENPDKSTVAGNVGYSVLEGVGDEYTVGPTWGIFMPKDTNKKTAAWEFMKWATSKEVMQDMATKKQRSDATRTSVIDSEEFKNNFNAEWGEANKIALNHTDFGYTPLVPEGSEIREALSIAISKAATGQASVEKALKEANDRIKKIMGNK from the coding sequence ATGAAAAAATTAAATATGTTCATTGCTCTTCTAATCGTCATTTCACTTGTTTTAGCAGGCTGCGGCGATTCTAATAAAACGGGCTCAGCAAGTGGTCAACCATCAGAAGGACAAACAGACAAGCCTTTTGCTGGTGAAAAAATAAATGTACTTATACTTAAAACTCCAGCTTGGGATGCTCTGGTCAGTAAGACAGCAGAATTCGAAAAAGCTACAGGAATGAAAGTCAATTTCGATTCGCTTCCAGAGAAATCATTCTTTCAGAAGCTAGATGTGTCCCTATCTGCAAGAACAGGTGAATACGATGTCGTCTGGGGAAACAACAAGAGCTTACCTTCTATGATCTCAGGCGATTGGATTGAGCCGATAGATTCTTATCTGAACGATGCTAGCTTGACGGAAGCATCTTATGAGTATAGTGATTTCATTCCTAAGCTAGCCAAGAACCTGTCTATGGATGGGAAAATCTACGGGCTGCCCGGTAACGGAGAAGCCAACATTCTTTATTACAACAAGAAAATGTTTGAAGAGGCTGGATTAACTGCACCGCCTAAAAATCTTACCGAGCTCAAGGAATATGCTAAACAACTGACTAAACCAGAGAAGAAGCAATCTGGAATTGTAGTTAGAGCAACAAGAGAAGGCAATGCAAACAGCTTCTCTTGGATCATGGTTTGGAAGATGCTTGGTGGAAACTGGCTTGAACAAGCCGATGCTCCATATGCTGTTCTAGATAAACAAGCAGCTATTGATGCAACAAATCTGTGGATCGAGCTAGTGAATAACTATGCACCAGAAGGAATTCACAGCTATGGCTTTAATGAATCTCTTCTTGCCTTCCAGCAAGGTAAAGCAGCGATGATGATTGATGTAAACACGTTCATGCCAGAAGTTGAAAACCCAGACAAATCCACAGTAGCTGGAAACGTTGGCTATAGCGTTCTTGAGGGTGTTGGCGACGAATATACGGTTGGTCCTACATGGGGAATATTTATGCCTAAAGACACAAACAAGAAAACAGCCGCTTGGGAATTTATGAAATGGGCAACAAGTAAAGAAGTTATGCAGGATATGGCAACGAAAAAGCAACGTTCTGATGCAACACGTACTTCAGTAATCGATTCTGAGGAATTTAAGAATAACTTTAATGCGGAATGGGGTGAAGCGAATAAAATAGCGCTTAACCATACGGATTTCGGTTATACGCCTCTTGTTCCTGAAGGCAGTGAGATTCGCGAAGCTTTATCCATCGCTATATCCAAGGCAGCAACAGGACAAGCATCTGTAGAGAAGGCCTTGAAGGAAGCGAACGATCGTATTAAGAAAATCATGGGTAATAAATAA
- a CDS encoding carbohydrate ABC transporter permease, which yields MANYQLPLPRANKKRSMMKSRDSMVLLLLIAPAFIILLVLSMGPLMHSIYTGMFSSNLAKSTKTFVGFGNYKEIMQDTYFWNAFFNTLYQVFGTVGIQLLVGMGIALLLARTFKGVKILRSLYLLPMMTTPIVVGLVWRMLYNPELGLINYYLDKIGISGPNWLGDPSWAMPSIILADVWLSTPFLTMILLAGLQTLPTEPYESAELDGANRFQTFWYITMPLLKPYIYMAILFRLMDAIKRFDTIYIMTGGGPGNKTETLNIYVYHQAFEFLKTGYAAALSNVMLVFILVISIYFLRKIQKS from the coding sequence ATGGCAAATTATCAGCTACCGTTGCCTCGCGCAAACAAGAAAAGAAGCATGATGAAATCTCGAGACAGTATGGTTCTACTTCTACTAATCGCACCAGCTTTCATTATATTGCTTGTGCTTAGTATGGGGCCTCTCATGCACAGTATTTACACGGGAATGTTTTCTTCAAACCTAGCCAAATCAACAAAGACGTTCGTAGGCTTCGGAAATTACAAGGAAATCATGCAGGATACTTATTTCTGGAATGCGTTCTTTAACACTTTGTACCAGGTTTTTGGAACGGTGGGCATTCAATTACTTGTCGGTATGGGTATTGCACTGCTACTAGCAAGAACGTTCAAAGGGGTTAAGATTTTGCGATCCCTGTATCTTCTTCCTATGATGACGACGCCTATAGTTGTAGGGTTGGTCTGGAGAATGCTCTACAATCCGGAGCTCGGGCTGATCAACTACTATTTGGATAAGATAGGGATCTCAGGGCCGAACTGGCTTGGTGATCCGAGCTGGGCGATGCCGTCCATCATTCTAGCAGATGTATGGCTATCGACTCCGTTCTTGACCATGATCCTGCTAGCAGGACTTCAGACGCTTCCTACAGAGCCCTATGAATCGGCCGAGCTGGATGGCGCTAATCGCTTTCAAACCTTCTGGTATATTACAATGCCGCTTCTTAAGCCTTATATCTATATGGCGATATTGTTCCGCTTAATGGATGCTATTAAACGTTTCGATACCATCTACATCATGACGGGCGGCGGTCCAGGTAATAAGACGGAAACTCTCAACATCTATGTGTATCACCAAGCATTTGAGTTCCTAAAAACCGGATATGCTGCTGCTTTATCCAACGTCATGCTTGTATTCATTTTAGTTATCAGTATTTATTTCTTACGCAAGATACAGAAGTCTTAG